In Longimicrobium terrae, the following proteins share a genomic window:
- a CDS encoding ATP-dependent Clp protease adaptor ClpS has translation MSNPDVPAREGQPDLAVQERTRTAHPRMYRVMLHNDDYTTMEYVVDVLMRHFGRSEPEALRIMLQVHHKGAGVAGVFTRDEAETRAAEVMDEARGRGFPLRLTTEPE, from the coding sequence ATGTCCAATCCTGACGTACCCGCGCGCGAGGGCCAGCCGGACCTGGCCGTGCAGGAGCGCACCCGCACCGCGCACCCGCGCATGTACCGGGTGATGCTGCACAACGACGACTATACGACGATGGAGTACGTGGTCGACGTGCTGATGCGGCACTTCGGGCGCAGCGAGCCCGAGGCGCTGCGCATCATGCTGCAGGTGCACCACAAGGGTGCGGGCGTCGCGGGGGTCTTTACCCGGGACGAGGCAGAAACGCGCGCCGCCGAGGTGATGGATGAGGCGCGAGGCCGCGGCTTTCCGCTGCGGCTGACGACGGAGCCGGAGTAG
- a CDS encoding alpha/beta fold hydrolase — protein sequence MNRPGSLKGWALIPHPRPAARLRLFCFPYAGGGASLFSPWAKELPADVELVAVQPPGREGRLMEKPIGDLNEMATAMQRELAPWMDRPFAFFGHSNGGLMAFELTRRLRRAGRPMPRLLITSGRPAPQLPLLDPLIHALPDAEFMDTLRRYNGTPEEILANREIMELLMPMLRADFQLGETYQYTPEAPLALPLVAWGGALDMEVPAAHIEAWGEQAGGEFRFRMFPGDHFFLHGDRAQVLQALNQELRGVLSSPAHAV from the coding sequence GTGAACCGACCTGGCTCCCTCAAGGGGTGGGCGCTCATCCCGCATCCGCGGCCCGCCGCGCGGCTGCGGCTCTTCTGCTTTCCCTACGCCGGCGGCGGCGCCAGCCTCTTTTCCCCCTGGGCCAAGGAGCTGCCCGCGGACGTGGAACTGGTGGCCGTGCAGCCCCCCGGCCGCGAGGGGCGGCTGATGGAAAAACCCATCGGCGACCTGAACGAGATGGCGACGGCCATGCAGCGCGAGCTGGCGCCGTGGATGGACCGCCCGTTCGCCTTCTTCGGCCACAGCAACGGCGGGCTGATGGCATTCGAGCTCACGCGGCGGCTGCGCCGGGCGGGCCGTCCAATGCCGCGCCTGCTCATCACCTCCGGCCGCCCGGCGCCGCAGCTTCCGCTGCTGGATCCGCTGATCCACGCCCTTCCGGACGCGGAGTTCATGGACACGCTGCGCCGCTACAACGGCACGCCGGAAGAGATCCTGGCCAACCGCGAAATCATGGAGCTGCTGATGCCCATGCTGCGCGCGGACTTCCAGCTGGGCGAAACCTACCAGTACACGCCGGAGGCGCCGCTCGCGCTGCCACTGGTGGCCTGGGGCGGCGCGCTGGACATGGAGGTTCCCGCCGCGCACATCGAGGCATGGGGCGAGCAGGCGGGCGGCGAGTTCCGCTTCCGCATGTTTCCGGGTGACCACTTCTTTCTTCACGGCGACCGCGCGCAGGTGCTGCAGGCGCTGAACCAGGAACTGCGCGGCGTCCTGTCCTCCCCGGCGCATGCGGTCTGA
- a CDS encoding PLP-dependent aminotransferase family protein has product MMTIDPPAALAAELPHTIAGLPLAAWTRAIRPSTIQEMLGLMGRPGIISFALGLPAPELFPVDEYAKAADRVLFSDVDALQYRPAPLALKEHVARLMADRGVTVRPEQVFLTTAAQQALSLLTRILLPEGGSIICDELVYMGFQQVVEPYAPRMLTVGNSLEHGMDVDAVQAHLEAGERPAFLYCVTDGHNPLGCSVSPANRRRLVALAREHRIPIVEDDAYGLLHFGNPEPPLRALDDEWVLYVGSFSKVMAPGFRVGWIIAPEPLIPVLGCAKDGADLDSGTFSQRLVSKYLDSGHFPRHLATIRASYQRRRDVMIESIREHFPAGTRWSTPRNGALVWAELPARFDTSALLRPALEAGVAYVPGAAFAVPGSSAGRNCMRLNFSFPSQEDIREGIARLGKVVRDAD; this is encoded by the coding sequence ATGATGACCATCGATCCCCCCGCCGCCCTCGCGGCCGAGCTCCCGCACACGATCGCGGGGCTGCCGCTGGCCGCGTGGACCCGCGCAATCCGCCCCTCCACCATCCAGGAAATGCTGGGGCTGATGGGCCGGCCGGGGATCATCTCGTTTGCACTGGGCCTGCCCGCCCCGGAACTGTTTCCCGTGGACGAGTACGCCAAGGCCGCCGACCGCGTGCTGTTCAGCGACGTCGACGCGCTGCAGTACCGCCCCGCGCCCCTCGCCCTCAAGGAGCACGTCGCCCGGCTGATGGCGGATCGCGGCGTCACCGTGCGGCCGGAGCAGGTGTTTCTCACCACCGCCGCCCAGCAGGCGCTCAGCCTCCTCACGCGCATCCTGCTCCCGGAAGGCGGCAGCATCATCTGCGACGAGCTGGTCTACATGGGCTTTCAGCAGGTGGTTGAGCCGTACGCCCCGCGCATGCTTACGGTGGGCAACAGCCTGGAGCACGGGATGGACGTGGACGCCGTGCAGGCACACCTGGAAGCCGGCGAGCGCCCCGCCTTTCTGTACTGCGTAACGGACGGCCACAACCCGCTGGGCTGCAGCGTGAGCCCGGCCAACCGCCGCCGCCTGGTGGCGCTGGCGCGCGAGCACCGCATCCCCATCGTGGAAGACGACGCGTACGGGCTGCTGCACTTCGGCAACCCGGAACCGCCGCTGCGCGCGCTGGACGACGAGTGGGTGCTGTACGTGGGATCGTTCAGCAAGGTGATGGCGCCGGGGTTCCGCGTGGGGTGGATCATCGCGCCGGAGCCGCTGATTCCCGTGCTGGGCTGCGCCAAGGACGGGGCAGACCTGGACAGCGGCACCTTCAGCCAGCGGCTCGTCTCCAAGTACCTGGATTCGGGGCACTTTCCCCGTCACCTCGCCACCATCCGCGCCTCGTACCAGCGCCGGCGCGACGTGATGATCGAGTCCATCCGCGAGCACTTTCCCGCGGGCACGCGGTGGAGCACGCCGCGCAACGGCGCGCTGGTGTGGGCGGAGCTTCCCGCCCGCTTCGACACCTCGGCCCTGCTGCGGCCCGCGCTGGAGGCGGGCGTGGCCTACGTTCCGGGGGCCGCGTTCGCCGTCCCGGGAAGCAGCGCGGGGCGCAACTGCATGCGGCTCAACTTCTCCTTTCCCTCGCAGGAAGACATCCGCGAAGGAATCGCCCGGCTGGGCAAAGTCGTTCGCGACGCGGACTGA
- a CDS encoding acyl-CoA dehydrogenase family protein, translated as MTLLDAALPAAAADDGPRLGLGPSREAARRGFAAWTDEHVAPFAGEWDRAARTPPELVRAMAAAGYLGAVVPAEFGGAAMDAVTFALLNEELGRGCSSVRSLLTVHSMACHAVARWGSRAQRERWLPSMAAGETIGAFGLSEPEVGSDAAAIQTTAELDGDAYVLNGRKRWTTYGQIADVLLTFARGEGRPLALLVDLRAPGVTVRPLGVTGTRASMVAEIEFDAVRVPRENRLAGPGFGMAVALSVLEVGRLSVASGCVGIIRACLDASTAYAARRRQFGVPIGEHQLVQRRLANMATDLRAARLLCLNAAWLRDAGDPEGAREVFHAKYFASLAATRAALDTVQIHGANGCTEEYPADRLLRDSRVMEIIEGSTEIQQVTLGRWALEAAPRDS; from the coding sequence GTGACGCTGCTGGATGCCGCCCTCCCCGCCGCCGCCGCGGACGACGGCCCGCGCCTGGGGCTGGGCCCCTCGCGCGAGGCGGCGCGCCGCGGCTTCGCCGCGTGGACGGACGAGCACGTGGCGCCCTTCGCCGGCGAATGGGACCGCGCCGCGCGCACCCCGCCGGAGCTGGTGCGGGCGATGGCGGCGGCCGGGTACCTGGGCGCCGTGGTCCCCGCGGAGTTCGGCGGCGCGGCCATGGACGCCGTCACCTTCGCCCTGCTCAATGAAGAGCTGGGGCGCGGCTGCTCGTCCGTGCGCTCGCTGCTGACGGTGCATTCCATGGCCTGCCACGCCGTCGCGCGCTGGGGATCCCGGGCGCAGCGGGAGCGCTGGCTGCCGTCCATGGCGGCCGGCGAAACGATCGGCGCGTTCGGCCTGAGCGAGCCGGAGGTGGGGAGCGACGCCGCCGCCATCCAGACCACCGCCGAGCTGGACGGCGACGCCTACGTGCTGAACGGCCGGAAGCGGTGGACCACGTACGGCCAGATCGCCGACGTGCTGCTGACCTTTGCGCGCGGCGAAGGGCGGCCGCTGGCGCTGCTGGTGGACCTGCGCGCCCCCGGCGTCACCGTGCGCCCGCTGGGCGTGACGGGGACGCGCGCCTCCATGGTCGCGGAGATCGAGTTCGACGCGGTCCGCGTGCCCAGGGAGAACCGCCTGGCCGGCCCGGGATTCGGGATGGCGGTGGCGCTTTCCGTACTGGAGGTCGGCCGGTTGAGCGTGGCCAGCGGGTGCGTGGGAATCATCCGCGCCTGCCTGGACGCCTCCACGGCCTACGCGGCGCGGCGGCGGCAGTTCGGCGTCCCCATCGGCGAGCACCAGCTGGTGCAGCGGCGTCTGGCCAACATGGCCACTGACCTGCGCGCCGCGCGGCTCCTGTGCCTGAACGCGGCCTGGCTGCGCGACGCGGGAGATCCGGAGGGCGCGCGCGAGGTGTTCCACGCCAAGTACTTCGCCTCGCTGGCCGCCACCCGCGCCGCGCTGGATACGGTGCAGATCCACGGCGCCAATGGGTGCACCGAGGAGTATCCCGCCGACCGCCTGCTGCGCGACTCCCGGGTGATGGAGATCATCGAGGGGAGCACCGAGATCCAGCAGGTCACCCTGGGCCGCTGGGCGCTGGAAGCCGCGCCCCGCGACAGCTGA
- a CDS encoding AAA family ATPase, producing the protein MSQPALRPELEISLQLAILDAARRGHAYAGLEHLLFALLQDDGTAAALRRAGADVDRLGSRLERFLSEQIQAGDGPRDTSTPTLAFRRVVQDAVLQVYRSGRDEVTGSHVLVSMWDESESFAVHFLGESGADRLRLMQSASDPQSAEPEPAGAGVDGAEETAKDALSRFATNLNALAAAGKLDPVIGREREITRAIHVLARRRKNNPLFVGDPGVGKTALAQGLAIRIHEGAVPAPLRDAEIFSLDVGALLAGTRYRGDFEERLKAVLREVEARPGAVLFIDEIHTLVGAGSTSGGAMDASNLLKPALAAGLRCMGSTTWEELRSHFEKDRALARRFQKVEVAEPSVEDTVLILKGLQERYETFHGVRYTDEALRAAAELSARHLHDRRLPDKAIDLMDEAGAEVRLAAPAPVQPDPVAADGAEEGGAAADRRPEVGVETVERILAGMANIPPRTVAGNERERLRTLDAELRARVFGQDAAIGQLASAIKLARAGLGDPRKPVGSYLFTGPTGVGKTEVARSLAEVLGVELIRFDMSEYMERHTISRLIGAPPGYVGFDQAGLLTEAVNRAPHSVVLLDEIEKAHPDVFNLLLQVMDYGKLTDNNGKQSDFRNVVLIMTSNVGAEDLMRRRPGFVAGDMAGGDDGGAYERTFSPEFRNRLDARIGFAPLSREVMEQIVDRALGELRQRLAERGVELRVDAAARGWLAERGHDPANGARPLGRLIQDRVARPLADELLFGLLADGGVASVRVEEGELKVLAE; encoded by the coding sequence ATGTCACAGCCCGCACTTCGCCCCGAGCTGGAAATCAGCCTGCAGCTGGCCATTCTGGACGCCGCCCGCCGCGGCCACGCCTACGCCGGCCTGGAGCACCTTCTTTTCGCCCTGCTGCAGGACGACGGGACCGCCGCCGCCCTGCGCCGCGCCGGCGCCGACGTGGACCGCCTGGGATCGCGGCTGGAGCGCTTTCTGTCCGAGCAGATCCAGGCCGGCGACGGCCCCCGCGACACCAGCACTCCCACCCTCGCGTTCCGCCGCGTGGTGCAGGACGCCGTCCTTCAGGTCTACCGCTCCGGGCGTGACGAGGTGACGGGCTCGCACGTCCTGGTGTCGATGTGGGACGAGTCGGAAAGTTTCGCCGTCCACTTTCTGGGCGAGTCCGGCGCGGACCGGCTGCGGCTGATGCAGTCCGCCTCCGATCCGCAGTCCGCCGAGCCGGAGCCGGCCGGCGCGGGCGTGGACGGGGCGGAGGAGACGGCAAAGGATGCGCTCTCCCGATTCGCCACCAACCTCAACGCGCTCGCCGCGGCGGGAAAGCTGGACCCCGTCATCGGCCGCGAGCGCGAAATCACCCGCGCCATCCACGTCCTGGCCCGCCGCCGCAAGAACAACCCGCTCTTCGTGGGCGACCCCGGCGTGGGCAAGACGGCGCTGGCGCAGGGCTTGGCCATCCGCATTCACGAAGGCGCCGTCCCCGCGCCGCTGCGGGACGCGGAGATCTTCTCCCTCGACGTGGGTGCGCTGCTGGCGGGAACGCGCTACCGCGGCGACTTCGAGGAGCGGCTCAAGGCGGTGCTGCGCGAGGTGGAGGCGCGGCCAGGCGCGGTGCTGTTCATCGACGAAATCCACACCCTCGTGGGCGCGGGAAGCACCAGCGGCGGGGCGATGGACGCCAGCAACCTGCTCAAGCCGGCGCTGGCGGCCGGCCTGCGCTGCATGGGAAGCACCACGTGGGAGGAACTGCGCTCGCACTTCGAGAAAGACCGGGCCCTCGCGCGGCGCTTTCAGAAGGTGGAGGTCGCCGAGCCGTCGGTGGAAGACACCGTCCTGATCCTCAAGGGGCTCCAGGAGCGGTACGAGACGTTCCACGGCGTGCGCTACACGGACGAGGCCCTGCGCGCCGCCGCCGAACTGTCCGCCCGCCACCTGCACGACCGCCGCCTGCCGGACAAGGCGATCGATCTGATGGACGAGGCCGGCGCGGAGGTGCGCCTCGCCGCGCCCGCCCCGGTGCAGCCGGACCCGGTGGCAGCAGACGGTGCGGAGGAGGGCGGCGCCGCCGCCGACCGGCGGCCCGAAGTGGGCGTCGAGACGGTGGAGCGCATCCTGGCCGGGATGGCCAACATCCCGCCGCGAACCGTGGCGGGGAACGAGCGTGAGCGCCTGCGCACGCTGGACGCGGAACTGCGGGCGCGCGTCTTCGGCCAGGACGCGGCCATCGGGCAGCTCGCCTCCGCCATCAAGCTGGCGCGCGCCGGGCTGGGAGATCCGCGCAAGCCGGTGGGCTCGTATCTGTTTACGGGACCCACGGGAGTGGGCAAGACGGAAGTCGCCCGGTCGCTCGCGGAAGTGCTGGGCGTGGAGCTGATCCGCTTCGACATGAGCGAGTACATGGAGCGCCACACCATCAGCCGGCTGATCGGCGCGCCGCCGGGGTACGTGGGCTTTGACCAGGCCGGCCTGCTGACCGAGGCCGTGAACCGCGCGCCGCACTCCGTCGTCCTGCTGGACGAGATTGAAAAGGCGCACCCGGACGTCTTCAACCTGCTGCTGCAGGTGATGGACTACGGAAAGCTGACGGACAACAACGGCAAGCAGTCCGACTTCCGCAACGTGGTGCTCATCATGACCAGCAACGTGGGCGCGGAAGACCTCATGCGCCGCCGCCCGGGCTTCGTGGCCGGCGATATGGCGGGCGGGGACGATGGCGGCGCCTACGAGCGCACCTTTTCTCCCGAGTTCCGCAACCGGCTGGACGCCCGCATCGGCTTTGCCCCGCTTTCGCGCGAGGTGATGGAGCAGATCGTGGATCGGGCGCTGGGCGAATTGCGGCAGCGTCTGGCGGAACGCGGCGTGGAGTTGCGCGTGGACGCCGCCGCGCGGGGCTGGCTGGCGGAGCGCGGGCACGATCCGGCCAACGGCGCGAGGCCGCTGGGACGCCTCATTCAGGACCGCGTGGCGCGGCCTCTGGCGGACGAACTTCTCTTTGGATTGCTGGCCGATGGGGGTGTAGCGAGCGTCCGGGTGGAGGAGGGAGAGCTGAAGGTGCTGGCGGAGTAG
- a CDS encoding tetratricopeptide repeat protein: MKTSRTKAAAERVPRRWRTPPPLTRGSESLEGMEILREVGGEVGVLLWQAYRNVMFWSMSDAADRGQLFSADAGTRRRQEVADARVPERLSGALESVAVMLESPEGASGDAVAEACTAIGQWAEDEGYMNTALAYTQAAAVASPGRARLALAVGQLARRRAELARAETWFRHTIMIGRQTGDWESYSRAYIALGNMLVRRGNFPGAHRMHIKALRAARRKGMPEIQGMALHDLFTIAIETGRHEQAEEYARQAFRAYGPIHDSIPALAHDVAYYWMERGHFARSLDVFQALESHLSLPSARLILLASTARAAAGTGNRDVFRKAWTQVTRLSRDAEAQGVAPGCMLELALGAASLGEWDRAEQAADESYEGAVRQGQGKVRFRAEALLESIRNDRVAAGNLAAARSSSPKVDALASDFVRSLRGPLVEV, translated from the coding sequence ATGAAGACATCCAGGACCAAGGCGGCCGCGGAGCGCGTGCCTCGCCGTTGGCGCACGCCTCCGCCCCTGACGCGCGGCTCCGAGTCGCTGGAGGGGATGGAGATTCTTCGTGAAGTCGGTGGTGAAGTGGGTGTGCTGCTGTGGCAGGCGTACCGCAACGTGATGTTCTGGTCGATGTCGGACGCGGCGGACCGCGGGCAGCTGTTTTCCGCCGACGCGGGAACCCGCCGCCGGCAGGAAGTGGCCGACGCGCGTGTCCCGGAGCGCCTGAGCGGCGCGTTGGAAAGCGTGGCCGTCATGCTGGAGTCGCCGGAAGGCGCCAGCGGCGACGCGGTGGCCGAGGCGTGCACGGCCATCGGCCAGTGGGCCGAGGACGAGGGCTACATGAACACGGCGCTGGCGTACACGCAGGCGGCCGCGGTGGCTTCGCCGGGACGTGCGCGTCTTGCGCTGGCCGTGGGGCAGCTGGCCCGCCGCCGCGCCGAGCTGGCCCGCGCCGAAACGTGGTTCCGCCACACCATCATGATCGGGCGGCAGACCGGCGACTGGGAGTCGTACTCCCGCGCCTACATCGCGCTGGGCAACATGCTGGTGCGGCGCGGCAACTTCCCCGGCGCGCACCGCATGCACATCAAGGCTCTCCGCGCCGCCCGCCGCAAGGGCATGCCGGAGATCCAGGGCATGGCGCTTCACGACCTGTTCACGATCGCGATTGAAACGGGTCGGCACGAGCAGGCTGAAGAATACGCACGGCAGGCTTTCCGGGCATACGGACCGATCCATGATTCCATTCCGGCGCTGGCCCACGACGTGGCTTACTACTGGATGGAGCGCGGTCACTTCGCCCGCTCGCTGGACGTGTTTCAGGCACTGGAGTCTCACCTGAGCCTGCCGTCGGCTCGTCTCATTCTGCTGGCGTCCACGGCTCGTGCGGCTGCGGGCACCGGCAACCGTGACGTGTTCCGGAAGGCCTGGACTCAGGTAACACGTCTCAGCCGGGATGCGGAGGCGCAGGGTGTCGCGCCGGGATGCATGCTGGAGTTGGCTCTGGGCGCGGCCTCTCTGGGCGAGTGGGACCGGGCCGAGCAGGCGGCGGACGAATCCTATGAAGGAGCTGTTCGCCAAGGGCAGGGCAAGGTGCGGTTCCGTGCCGAAGCGCTGCTCGAGTCGATCCGCAACGACCGGGTCGCCGCCGGGAACCTTGCCGCGGCGCGCTCTTCGTCGCCTAAGGTTGATGCGCTCGCCTCTGACTTCGTGCGCAGTCTGCGCGGTCCGCTGGTTGAAGTCTGA
- a CDS encoding helix-turn-helix domain-containing protein — protein sequence MREAVAASPPAAILVVDPYDGGTGKSRELCADLRSLLLEFPSATVLAAMDTDPGRSRDLRTLGEWGVADVICLEEDDTQEALYRRLRAVEGRTLQNLLQRTLPALISGRARMLVMTAAEVVSVGGKAHDLARRLHLSERTVLRWSARAGLPAPRRMMAWMRILLASALLDDPGRSVLSVAHACGYSSDSSLRRATTDFLQAGPSALRREGAFERASTAFLEELAVTRAAGTGRYSLRF from the coding sequence ATGCGTGAGGCGGTCGCCGCGTCGCCGCCCGCCGCCATCCTGGTGGTGGACCCGTACGACGGCGGCACCGGCAAGTCGCGCGAACTCTGCGCCGATCTGCGTTCGCTGCTGCTGGAGTTTCCGTCCGCGACGGTGCTGGCGGCGATGGACACGGACCCGGGCCGCTCGCGCGATCTGCGCACGCTGGGGGAGTGGGGGGTGGCCGACGTGATCTGCCTGGAGGAGGACGACACCCAGGAGGCGCTGTACCGCCGCCTTCGCGCCGTGGAGGGGCGCACGCTGCAGAACCTGCTGCAGCGCACCCTTCCTGCGCTGATCTCCGGGCGCGCGCGCATGCTGGTGATGACGGCGGCGGAGGTGGTGTCGGTGGGAGGAAAGGCACACGACCTGGCCCGGCGTCTTCACCTTTCCGAGCGCACGGTGCTGAGGTGGTCCGCGCGGGCGGGGCTGCCGGCGCCGCGGCGGATGATGGCTTGGATGCGCATTCTGCTGGCGTCGGCGCTGCTGGACGATCCGGGGCGGAGCGTGCTGAGCGTGGCCCACGCCTGCGGCTATTCGTCGGACAGCAGCCTGCGCCGGGCGACGACGGACTTTCTGCAGGCGGGGCCTTCCGCGCTGCGCAGGGAAGGCGCGTTCGAGCGGGCGTCGACGGCGTTTCTGGAGGAGCTCGCCGTGACGCGCGCCGCGGGGACGGGGCGGTACTCGCTCCGCTTCTGA
- a CDS encoding AraC family transcriptional regulator — translation MQPIARPLIVMHSDGVFRERVRRVGNQRFKLQFVDDWDALRKALNESPPAALVVADPYTRAYGTETELAPELRSILWEFPTATVIAALEVRRGRVRDLRTLGEWGVKEVIALDEEDTVEAISRRLRSAQGRPLQSLLERSLPSNLSGRARALLMAAAEVVAEGGHGRDLASSLKLSERTLLRWAEQADLPPPRRVLAWMRVLLACELLDDPGQTVLSVAYTCGYASDSSLRRAVQEFTGVMLTQLRKQGAFATASEKFLVEIEDAREAGRIARKETKGADDGSDLPLSRIHPPHDEMTLAATLAGSPERPRRRGRRKANPV, via the coding sequence ATGCAACCGATTGCCCGTCCGCTCATTGTCATGCACTCCGACGGCGTCTTCAGGGAGCGCGTCCGGCGTGTGGGCAACCAGCGGTTCAAGCTGCAGTTCGTGGACGACTGGGACGCGCTTCGCAAGGCGCTGAACGAGTCGCCCCCCGCCGCGCTGGTCGTGGCGGACCCGTACACCCGCGCCTACGGCACCGAAACGGAGCTGGCGCCGGAGCTCCGCTCCATTCTGTGGGAGTTCCCCACGGCCACCGTGATCGCCGCGCTGGAAGTGCGCCGCGGCCGCGTGCGCGACCTGCGCACGCTGGGCGAGTGGGGCGTCAAGGAAGTCATCGCGCTGGATGAAGAGGACACGGTGGAGGCCATCTCCCGCCGTCTCCGCTCCGCCCAGGGCCGCCCGCTGCAGAGCCTGCTGGAGCGCTCGCTGCCCAGCAACCTGTCCGGCCGCGCCCGCGCGCTGCTGATGGCCGCCGCCGAGGTGGTGGCCGAGGGCGGCCACGGCCGCGACCTGGCCTCGTCGCTGAAGCTTTCCGAGCGCACCCTGCTGCGGTGGGCCGAGCAGGCGGACCTGCCGCCGCCACGCCGCGTGCTGGCGTGGATGCGCGTGCTGCTTGCCTGCGAGCTGCTGGACGATCCGGGCCAGACGGTGCTGAGCGTGGCCTACACCTGCGGCTACGCCTCCGACAGCTCGCTGCGCCGCGCGGTGCAGGAGTTCACCGGCGTGATGCTGACCCAGCTTCGCAAGCAGGGCGCGTTCGCCACCGCGTCGGAAAAGTTCCTGGTGGAGATCGAGGACGCCCGCGAGGCCGGCCGCATCGCCCGCAAGGAAACCAAGGGCGCCGACGACGGCTCGGATCTGCCGCTGTCGCGCATCCATCCGCCGCACGACGAGATGACGCTGGCCGCCACGCTGGCCGGCTCGCCGGAGCGTCCGCGCCGCCGGGGCCGCCGCAAGGCCAACCCGGTCTGA
- a CDS encoding 4'-phosphopantetheinyl transferase family protein — protein MRSDAEWRPAPSGPVALGADEVHVWRASLRPSPAALARMEAHLGADERDRASRFRFAEHRTAFVAGRGAQREILARYTGLAPAAHRYRTTSHGKPMLDGADGRLRFNVSNAGDMALYAVTLEREIGVDLEALKPMPDGIDIAKRFFSAPENEIFAALPETDRELAFFQCWTRKEAYIKAVGEGLSMPLDRFDVSFRPGEPARLLATRGDPDEAGRWTLRELHPGPGYVGAIVVRGAGWTPVLFDFEA, from the coding sequence ATGCGGTCTGACGCGGAGTGGCGGCCGGCGCCGTCCGGCCCGGTGGCGCTGGGCGCGGACGAGGTGCACGTGTGGCGCGCCTCACTCCGTCCATCCCCCGCGGCGCTGGCGCGGATGGAGGCGCACCTGGGCGCGGACGAGCGCGACCGGGCCTCCCGCTTCCGCTTCGCCGAGCACCGGACGGCGTTCGTGGCGGGCCGCGGCGCCCAGCGCGAAATCCTGGCGCGCTACACCGGCCTTGCTCCCGCCGCGCACCGCTACCGCACCACCTCGCACGGCAAGCCCATGCTGGACGGCGCGGACGGACGGCTGCGCTTCAACGTCTCCAACGCGGGCGACATGGCGCTGTACGCCGTCACCCTGGAGCGCGAGATCGGGGTGGACCTGGAGGCGCTCAAGCCGATGCCGGACGGCATCGACATCGCCAAGCGCTTCTTTTCCGCGCCGGAGAACGAGATCTTCGCCGCGCTGCCGGAGACGGACCGGGAACTGGCCTTCTTTCAGTGCTGGACGCGCAAGGAAGCGTACATCAAGGCCGTGGGCGAGGGCCTGTCGATGCCGCTGGACCGCTTCGACGTCAGCTTCCGTCCGGGCGAGCCCGCGCGCCTGCTGGCCACCCGCGGCGACCCGGACGAGGCGGGCCGGTGGACGCTGCGCGAGCTGCACCCCGGCCCCGGCTACGTCGGCGCCATCGTCGTCCGCGGCGCCGGCTGGACCCCGGTTCTCTTCGACTTCGAAGCCTGA
- a CDS encoding acyl carrier protein, whose translation MDDREQIREFISRHVRGKELADNEDVFASGFVNSMFAMQLVQFVESAFGIVCESDDLDIDNFRSVDALAAFVERKRGAGVA comes from the coding sequence ATGGACGACAGGGAGCAGATCCGGGAATTCATTTCGCGCCACGTGCGCGGCAAGGAACTGGCGGACAACGAAGACGTGTTCGCCTCCGGCTTCGTCAACAGCATGTTCGCCATGCAGCTGGTGCAGTTCGTGGAGTCGGCCTTCGGCATCGTCTGCGAAAGCGACGACCTGGACATCGACAACTTCCGCAGCGTGGACGCGCTGGCGGCGTTCGTGGAGCGCAAGCGCGGCGCCGGGGTGGCCTGA
- a CDS encoding MbtH family protein, with the protein MSNEEREDTTVYTAVMNHEEQYSIWPADRELPAGWTAVGTPGQKAEVLAWIEQVWTDMRPKSLRDKMQAQGLG; encoded by the coding sequence ATGAGCAACGAAGAGCGCGAAGACACGACCGTCTACACGGCCGTGATGAACCACGAAGAGCAGTACTCCATCTGGCCGGCCGACCGCGAACTGCCCGCGGGCTGGACCGCCGTCGGCACGCCGGGACAGAAGGCCGAAGTGCTCGCCTGGATCGAACAGGTGTGGACCGACATGCGCCCCAAGTCGCTGCGCGACAAGATGCAGGCGCAGGGGCTGGGCTGA